In Trichoderma breve strain T069 chromosome 4, whole genome shotgun sequence, the following proteins share a genomic window:
- a CDS encoding RNA recognition motif domain-containing protein, with translation MSNLDVEALLDATAKNPEKKPKSPDAERSKDDERDGSRVRDRDRDYDRRRRDRRDYSLTRSRRETPDAGTPRSDTGSHKSRRRSRSRDDDRRHSRRHRDGDYYRGGRRSRDRRDRSDRYSNDYGRGRDDDRNDTRNEGGNAPLTEDERDRRTVFVQQLAARLRTRELKEFFEKVGAVNEAQIVKDRISGRSKGVGYVEFKNEDSVQLALQLTGQKLLGIPVIVQHTEAEKNRQARNPDSSNGHPNSIPFHRLYVGNIHFNVTEQDLQAVFEPFGELEFVQLQKDDNGRSRGYGFVQFRDAGQAREALEKMNGFDLAGRPIRVGLGNDKFTPESTANLMHKFSGGRGQQSTFDRAGGRDSEKTGGASALDDTDVAGVNFNNYSRDALMRKLARTDEAPTNGNDERQQILKPKTETKPLPVNVNMASRCVVLHNMFDPTEEEGDDWVKELEDEVRQEAEERYGHVVHISVDPNSKGDIYLKFDKVQGGENAIKGLNGRYFGGRMIDASPVVDAVYSSLFSRTRAI, from the exons atgtctaATCTAGACGTTGAGGCACTGCTCGACGCTACGGCTAAGAACCCAGAGAAAAAGCCGAAGAGCCCTGATGCTGAACGTTCCAAAGATGATG AACGTGATGGCAGCCGTGTGAGAGACAGAGATCGAGACTACGATCGTCGCCGCCGAGATCGTCGAGACTACAGCCTTACTCGAAGCCGCCGAGAAACACCTGATGCGGGCACTCCCCGTAGCGACACTGGCAGCCATAAAAGTAGGCGGAGAAGCAGGAGTCGTGATGATGACCGCCGTCACTCACGCCGCCACAGAGACGGCGACTACTATCGCGGTGGACGACGCTCGCG AGATAGACGAGACCGATCCGACCGTTACTCTAATGATTACGGCCGtggcagagatgatgatcgTAATGATACACGCAATGAGGGAGGCAATGCCCCGCTTACGGAAGACGAGCGAGACCGACGCACCGTCTTTgtccagcagcttgctgctcGATTGCGGACTCGTGAATTGAAAGAATTCTTTGAAAAGGTCGGAGCTGTTAATGAGGCTCAGATTGTCAAGGATCGAATCAGCGGACGGTCCAAAGG TGTCGGCTACGTTGAGTTCAAGAATGAAGACTCGGTTCAGCTAGCCCTCCAACTTACCGGACAGAAACTCTTAGGCATCCCTGTCATCGTACAGCATACGGAAGCCGAGAAGAATCGCCAAGCTCGCAACCCAGACTCATCGAATGGCCACCCCAATTCCATTCCCTTCCACCGCCTCTATGTAGGGAACATTCACTTCAATGTCACGGAGCAAGATTTGCAAGCTGTATTTGAGCCATTTGGAGAACTGGAGTTCGTTCAACTCCAAAAAGACGACAACGGACGCAGCCGTGGCTATGGGTTTGTTCA ATTCCGAGACGCAGGTCAAGCTCGCGAAGCTTTGGAAAAGATGAATGGCTTTGACTTGGCTGGTCGTCCTATTCGTGTTGGCCTTGGCAACGATAAGTTTACCCCTGAGAGCACTGCCAACCTAATGCACAAATTTTCCG GTGGCCGTGGCCAGCAGTCTACATTTGACCGAGCTGGAGGCCGCGATAGCGAAAAGACTGGCGGTGCTAGCGCTTTGGATGACACAGACGTTGCTGGTGTCAACTTTAACAACTATAGTCGCGATGCATTGATGAGAAAGCTTGCCAGGACCGACGAAGCCCCGACCAATGGCAATGACGAACGCCAACAGATCCTCAAGCCCAAAACGGAGACGAAGCCCCTCCCTGTCAACGTCAACATGGCGAGCcgttgtgttgtgttgcaCAACATGTTTGACCCCACAGA AGAAGAGGGCGACGACTgggtcaaggagctcgaAGACGAAGTTCGCCAGGAAGCCGAAGAACGATATGGACATGTTGTTCACATCTCAGTCGATCCGAACTCCAAAGGAGATATTTATCTCAAGTTTGACAAAGTCCAAGGCGGTGAAAATGCCATCAAGGGTCTCAACGGTAGATACTTTGGCGGCCGAATGATCGACGCGTCACCTGTTGTAGACGCCGTCTACAGCAGTTTGTTCTCTCGCACCCGGGCAATCTGA